The Microcystis aeruginosa NIES-843 sequence ACATTGAACAAGTTATCATTAAAAACCTAAGAAAACTTCCCTTAGAAAAACAACAAGAAGTGTTATCCTTCACCGAATCTCTCACCTCAAGAATTTCCCTCCCTTCCCCAGATTATAGTCTTACTCCCCAGGAAAAAGCTCAAAAATGGCAGAAAGTAATCGCTAAACTTCCTAAAACAAGTGCGAATTTACCTGATGAAGCTTTACACCGTGACACTATGTATGAAGACTAATGACTCAATATTTACTGGATACTAATATTTTGCTTCGGGCAGCTGATACGTCTTCAGCAACTTATTCTCTTGCTAATAATGTAATTACTCAAATCGTTGAAACAGCTAATGAATGTGTTATTATTCCTCAAGTTTTAATTGAATTTTGGGTCGTTGCAACCCGACCCCTTGATGTTAATGGTTTAGGTTGGATTCCAGCACAAGCTACAAATTATGTCAATGATTTATTAGATAACTTTACATTAATTGCAGAAACGCCGGATATTTTTCCCCTTTGGTTTCAATTAGTCACCATCTACAACATTAAAGGAAAACGCACTCATGATATTAGGCTTCTTGCTGTTATGAAAGCTTCTAACATTACCCATTTATTAACCTTTAATCCTGATGACTTTATCCCTATTCCCAATATTACCATCGTTCATCCTCAAGATTTCATTAATTCCCAATAATTAGGCAGCAAATCCGACATACCGCGTCACAATCCCTCACGGAAGTGGATAGTTAACCTGAAAAGGGGAAAAACAGGGAAAAACACCTGAGACTCCTTCTTCTGTGAATCACTGTCTTATGGCGAAAGGAGAAACAGCAGTCTAGAAAAGAGTTCTGGTATTATTTATAGACATCGCCGCGAGGTTTAATAGTTGTAATGACGTATAGATTGTTGTCTCTATCTTCAAAAAACAACACTCGATACTTACCTACTCGCAATCTTAGTTCATCTCTTCCGTAAAGGGGTTTAATATCTAATTTTGTAGAATCCGAAATCAAAGTATCCAAAGCTTCAAGAAGACGAATTTGATCATTTTTAGGCATCCTTTCTAAGGAGCGTTCTGCTTGTCTAAGTAGAATATAATCAGCCAAGTTTATCTCCAAATAATTTGTATTTTAATTCTGTTGAAGTGATTCCAGTATCTCGACCGGATAAATAATCTTGCCATGCTGCTTGGCTTTCAGCAAGTTCTTCGGCTGGAATGATCTCATCGTCATCTTTTGGCGCTACGGTCGGCTTGATGATAGTTTTTAAATCCTCTAAAAGTCGCAACTTATCCGTAAGGGGAAGATTCTCTATTTGGCTGAGGATTTCATAGTAAGTTGTCATAGACCTTGATCGTATCAGATAATCCGAACACACCTCAAATAATACCACATCCAGATACTAACCAAAAATGGTAAAAGCGGTGGGCTGTTCACAACCGACTTGGTTCTGCGGTTTCTTTATCGGGATTAAGAGAGAAATATAAAAATTTATTAAATTGTATCAAAAAATACAATTGTGGGGGGGGGGGGGGAATGTGTATTGTTGTCTTTGCTGACCCTTTAGGGTTAGGTAAAACTGCTGGTTAACTTGGCTGCTAGAAAAGCGATCGTATCAATTTACTCTTTGCCAACTTTGCCAAAAAGCAGTTAAATCCCACTAACAACTTCAATGTCTTGAGGCATCTATCATGGTATTCATTAAACTTGTCAAAAATTCTATTGGGGGAGCCGTACTTATCAGTTTGGCAACAATAGGTACTGCTAATGCTCTTCAAATTACACCTATCAGTTATGATATGGAAAATGGAGGCGGAGGATTGTTTAAATACTGGGACAAGAAATATAATGGCACTGGAAACACGTCGCTAGATTATGCTCCTCTCAGCGGAGGAGTTGGAGATCTAACTGATGGCATAATTCCTACACAAAACTGGAATGTTGTAGAAAATGCAGAGGGTACAGGACCTTATGTTGGTTGGGAAAACCGGAATCCTGTCATTACTTTTAACTTTGCTGGCACAGTAAAGTTAAACTCAGTTACTGTCCATGTGGATGACTCAAATGGTAATGGTGGTGTTTCCGTACCGCAAAGTATATTATTAAGTATGGGTAGCTCTAATTACAATTCGGGAACTCTTACTGATCCGCCTAGTGCAGCGCCAACATCCTATACTTTTTCAGGATTAAATTTTAGTGGTAGTTCCCTACAACTTACTCTAAATCGACGCACTGCGTGGGTCCTTGCCAGCGAAGTTACTTTTGATGGCGAACTTTTGGGTGTCCAACCAGTTCCCGAACCCACTTCTACTTTAGGCTTCCTCGCTCTCGGCACTATCGGCGCAGCTTCAACCCTGAAACGCAAACTAAAATCATCCAAACCATCAGAAAAAGAAACCACAAAAGTAGGCTAAATTGCCCACTAAAATACCATAAATGCCTCTTCATTCGGTCAGTTGAGGGGGTATTTTTTGTGTATTGTTTATTGTCTATTATTTAATTGCTGCTAACTAATTGACAACAAGAGCGTTTTTTTATGGTAAAATAGTTGGCCTAGTGTAAATATAGTAAAAGTTGAAATGTCTGTCACCCATATTAATAATCTTCAAGACCAGATTTTGCAAAGTATTAAGACTTTACCGCTAGAAAAACAGCAACAAGTCCTTGAATTTGTCAAATCCTTACAAAGAAATTCACGTTTTCAGAAATGGGACAATATTTCAGATGCAGAAGCACAATCGTTACAAAATGAATTTGCTCAAGAGGATATTAGCTTTTCAGAAAGTATTTTACCCGATTATTTATCTCACCTTAAACAAGAGGATAAGGAATAAATGCGAGGCGATATTTATCTAGCTGATTTGAATCCGAGTCGTGGTTCAGAACAAGCTGGTATTCGACCTGTTATTATTGTCCAACATAACAATATTGATCGCTTCACTAGCACTGTTGTTGTAATTCCATTAACCAGTAATTTACGTCGCGCACAAATTCCCGGAACAATGGTTATTCCCGCAGGACAAGGAGGCTTAAATCAGGAATCAGTAGCCTTATGTTATCAAATTGTTGTTATTGATAAACAACGACTTCAGAGACAGTTGGGGACACTTTCTTCTAGTTATTTACAGCAATTGGAAGATGCTACGCGATACACATTAGATTTAACATAAAACCCTAATATGAATGTTTAATTAGTTTAATTTTCTGTCTGGAAAACTTGAACTTTAAGTCTCCTGGTAGTCAGTACACTCGGCGCAGGTGCAACCCTGAAGCGCAAACTAAAACCCTCCCAATCCATTGAAAAAGAAACCAGAAAAGTAGGCTAAATTGCTTCTAAAAATACCATAAACGCCCCTTCATTTACTCCCTTGAAGGGGATTATTTTTTCCACCTTTTTAAACTCTAAAAATTTCAGAGTTCACAGCTTATCGCTTACTTAAGACGGATGATTATTAGGATTTTCCATCAGCAATCCCTCACTGATCACAGCGACATTCAATTCATTATCTGCCGAGACAAAAGTGATAGAAGGTAAACCACTAGCTAGGCAAAGTGTATTAACAGCACAACCTACTGCTAACTGGATTGCGTCATAACCTCTTAAACCATAAGTTTCCGCTAATACCATTCCTGAATTAATTATACTTTCGGTAATTTCAATGACTTGATAATCTTTAAGCGAGTCCTTTCTCAACTGATGAACTATTGCCGTTGCATCCGTAACGCTAATACTTCCAGTGCGGGATCTTCGCGTAATAGCAGCCACAATTTCTACCTTGGCGATTGCGGCAATAAATATTTCATTATTTAAAGCAGCAGCAAATAATCCCAATACCCACGCTGAACCGGTTTCGCTGATATAACGCTTGACCAAGGCACTACTATCTAGGAAATAAAGTGCCATTTAACGGCGTTCCTCAATAATCGTTTCTGAAATAGGTTTTCCCTCGATTTCAATCAATCGTCGCTCAGTTATCGGTTGAGATGAAGGACGCTTAATCTGCTTGACTAATCCAGCATCAAGAAGAGATTGGTGAAATACCGCTTGTTTCTCAGCTTCTTCTTTATCCATAAGATGCTGTTGAATCGTCTGATTAAGCAGCTGAAGTTCTTTTAGCTCAAGAGTCTCAAGCTGATTCAAGATTTGAGTAAGGATTGCCTGTGTCATAATCTGCTACTTTTTTTGCTGTCTGAGTAATTAATATTTTATAGCAAAGTTATAATTGAGTTAGTACAATGGACAGTATCATAAAAATTCACTCTTTAGACCTGCTTGATCGTAAATTTTTAGATTCTAGGCGCTTAATATCCTCTTGCCAGTAGCTGTTGAAAAGCAAAATGATCAAATCCTAGAGAACCGCTTGGATATTTGTTTGATTCTTGGCCAATTCTGCCAATGTCATTCCCTTTGTAAGTCGTTCAATTTCACTGCATCAGCTTAATTCCTTGCCAATAAATCAAATAACTGGACTTCCCCCGTATAAACATACTAGCTATGGCTAAAAGTCTTATAGAGCCTGAGTTAAAGCCATATAATACTAATGGACTACTGGACACAAACTCCTGAAGTCCTTACGCTGATAGGGTTTGAGGCAAAAATTTTCAAATTTGACCTTTCGACCATTATAGCTTGTTTCGGGGCAGAAAACCAGCAAAAACATGGCTACAGAGGGAATCGCTGACTCTAGAGATTAATGACACCATCTGTTACAATGAGGTTAGCGATCACTATACAGCCAACTCTACGGAATCGCTCTACTCCAGATACAGTCAACGGTACAGCCATTTTCAAGCGAAAAATGTACCCAGTAGTGGCTTGTCAATTTTTTCTGAGAAGCTCCATGCAGTAAGGGTTTTGTTGATTTTTTAGTATTTCTGTATGGGGGAAGTCCAGAAATAAAGACAAAGACTTTATCCCCAGTTTTGGCAACTATTCTCGGTGTGAGAGGAGGAGGCAGATTTTGCTGCCGTTTCCTCCTGATAGCTAAGACAGGATCAGTTTTTGCGGTAAAAAATCTTACTGCCTTGGTCACTGACAAAATGACAATTGCGGTAGGACAGCCAGAGAGATTTGAAAATCGGTTCTTTCGAGACGCGATAATAGTCTCCTAAGACGGGACGGATGGCCTCGGTTGCTTCTTGGAGATGATAGTGGGGAATAGTAATAAAAATATGATGGGCGACGTGAGTACCAATTTGGTGATGGATGGGATTAAAGATGCCATAATCGCGATCGATGGTAGAAAGCGCCCCTTTGAGAAAGTACCAGTCTTGACCGCGATACCAGGGAATATCATCTTCGGTGTGGTGTAGGAATGTCACTAGGTCTAACCAAACCACAAAGACGATATAGGGCATGATGTAGTAGTTAAACAGAAACCAAAAGCCTTGGCTGATACCCACCCCGATTAATAGACCTAACATAAAGGTACAGCAAAAGGTGCTAGTCAGTACCTGCCACCGTTCCGAGGGGCGAAAGAGGGGGCTTTCGGGCATAAAATGGGACCCCTGTTTATTAGGGGAACGACGGAAAAGATAGAGGGGATAAACAAATAAAATTAGCTGAAAACGAGCTAATTTTTCGTACCAAGCCATATTGTTATACTGGGTTTCCGTGACGGGATACCAACTTTCATCGGTGTCGATATTGCCGGTATTAGCGTGATGGGTGCGATGACTGATGCGCCAACCGTGGAAAGGTACGAGAATGGGAGTATGACTGAGATGACCGATTAGGTTATTTAACCAACGATAACGGGAAAAGGAACCGTGACCGCAATCGTGACCGACGACAAATAGGGCCCAAAACATGGTTCCCTGCATAAACCAAAAAAGGGGGAAGAACCATGCTTGATTAATCTGGTAAGTTATCCAGTAAAGTAGGGTAATGATGCCAATATCAAAAAAAAAGTAGGCTAAAGAGCGAAAAACGCTTGATTGGAAGCAACGGGCTGGGATAGCTAGACGGACATCCTGTAGGGTAAATGGCAAAAATTCTCTTTTTAGGGAGGGTTTAGGTAGGGTTTGGGACACTAGGTTATAACTCAAGATAGATGACAGGGCAGTATTGACGAAAGCTTGAGAACTAAACTTTTCTGTTTCTCGATGCGCTATCTTTTCTCTATCTCAGCTAGGAGCGGATAAGACCGAGCGATCGAGCGAATTTCGTCTAACTCACCAGAATTATATTGTAGGGCTTAATGTAACTTAACAAAAGCCCCTAGGGAAAGTGAATCACATTCTCCCCCTGTCTGTCCGTCTGTCCCCTTGGACATCTAGTACAATAATATCTGAGAAAATAGATAAGACTCTCGGTTATTCAATCAACATTATGAACGAGTTACCTATTCGTCCAGCTAACAAAAATTTTACCCATAGTCGCTTGACTTTTGCCGATTTTTATGCGGGAATTGGTGGCTTTCGTCTCGGTCTTGAACAAATCGGTTGGCAATGTGTTTTTAGTAACGAAAATAACCCAGATTGTGTGAAAACCTACAATCACAATTTTCATGAATCCATAAAACCGCAAGATGTTGAAGCTTTAATTCCTAGCTTACTTCCCGATTTTGAGGTTTTTTGTGGGGGATTTCCCTGTCAGCCATTTTCCAGAGCAGGACAACAAAAAGGTTGGCAAGACAGTCGCGGACTAGCCATTCAGGAAATTATCAGAATTTGCCATGAAAAAAAGCCTAAAGTTATCTTTCTTGAAAATGTTAGTAATATCGTGCGCTTAAATCAAGGGCAGATATTAAAAGATATATTAATCCAGTTAAAAGAAATAAATTATCTGGCTTTTTATGCAGTTATCGATAGTAAATATTTCCAAATTCCTCAATCAAGACCTCGCTTTTTTTTATTGGCTTTCCGAAAGGATTTAGGAATTAAAAACTTTCAATTTCCCCAACATTGCCATGCAGAAGTGGGTATTGAAAAAATTATTGTTCCAGGGGATTATTCAATTCCCATATCGGGAAAATGGCAGCAGTATATTGATTATTATGCTGGCAGAATTAATGCCGAACAATTATCTTTTCAAATGCCAAAAACAAGAATAAGTATTGAAAGGGCAAGTGTTAATGTAGATTATGATAATTGTATTTATCAAATGAGATCTAGTGGCATCCGAGCAATTTCTATCCAAAAACCCTTTCCTACTTTTGCAGTTAGTGTTAGCGGTGGTGGTGCCATGATTCCAGTGTATAGCAAGGAAAGAAGACATTTAAGTCTCTTAGAAATAAAAAGATTAATGGGATTTCCCGATGATTATTATTTTCCTGTTTCTCGCACCGCTGCTATTAAACAACTTTCTAACGCTGTCTGTCCCCCAGTCATTAAACATATTGGTATAAATATTACTAAATCACTTAATTAGCTCGATTTAACCGGTCTTCAATATTTTCTTGAGTGGGGAAAATAATCTTAGTTACTTCAGGAAAAGCTAAGACGCATTCTGAACATTTATCAGGAGCATAGTTACAAAGATTACAGATTTGCCATTTGCATTTATTACAATAGAAGCAGAGAGCTTGAAAATTGTCATCGGCACTATTTCCACCTTTTTCTACGAGAATCCGATGATCCCAAACTAAACGCACTCGATCCCTAGCATAGGTATTTTGATTAATATTTTCTTTCTTTTTAAGAATTGAGCCAGAAAAATTACATTTATTTTTTTGTTGTTCTAAGATATTTCTCTGAATTAGGGATGAGGGAGGTGTTCTAATCGGTGGTTTAGTAGTGGTAAAAAGTCGTTGATGATCGGAACTATCTAAAATATACTTTGCACGGCTATAACTTGCATTTTTTACTCAAAGACAATAATATATAGCGGTTCTCGCATCTGTGCGGCACACTTAAACCTTTGCTGATTAAGCTGTTCAGGATCGGGAATGTACCTCTTGTGAATCAGAAACGCTATAGTTTAAGAGTCATAATTAGAAGCAAAGCACTCATTAAAAACATGATTAACCTAGAATTCACGGAAGAAGAAAAGAACTCACTGTATTATGAAAGATTTCATCATCCCCATCCCCGGGTTCAACTGAAGATGGAAGTTCTCTGGTTAAAGAGCCAAAAGATACCGCACCAAAAAATTTGTCAGTTAGCAGGAATCTCGCCAAATACCTTATTAACCTATCTTCGAGATTATGAAGAAGGCGGAATAGAAAAATTAAAAGAAATCAACTTCTATCGCCCTAAAAGTGAATTAGAGTCTCAAAAAGAAACGCTCAAAAAATACTTCGAGAAAAATCCACCAGCCACAATAAATGAAGCTGTATATAGGAGAGAAGAATTAACGGGAATAAAACGAAGTCCTACCCAAGTTAGAAAATTTTTAAAATCAATGGGAATGAAATGTTTAAAAGTAGGTTCTCTTCCTTCTAAAGCTGACCGGGATGAACAAGAGGACTACAAAGAAAAAAAGCTAGAACCCAGACTAAATGAGGCTAAAGAAGGAAAAAGGGCTGTTTTTTTTGTTGATGCCGCTCACTTCGTCATGGGAGCATTTCTCGGTTTTGTTTGGTGTTTTGAGGGGAGCATCCCAGTTTTGCAATGAGTAAAAATACTCAGGCAATATCGCCGTTGAGATAAGCACAACGTAGCTTCAAATACTGAGGAACATTCTCTGCTTTCCATTGTGCTCCCACAATTTTCATTCTTGCACCTATTTGCTTAATCTTTGACTCTACACTTCCAGAACCGATGCAAATCCCTTGTGATTGATAGAGTTCGTAATTGGGTATTCTTTCTCGATGTTTATCGACATATTTGGTGAAATTTATAGCCTGTTTCTTTTTGCATCCCTCTAATTCCTCTAAAACTCTTTTCACCTCTCCTTTCCATAAATTCTCTTTGATTCTATTCAGACGCTTGTTTGACCCGCCTATTTTCTTCATATTCTCTACTAAATGATACCAATCCAATATTTCTCTCCTTTTAACACCGATTTTCTCCATCAGATTCCACACCCCATCATGACCATCTCCTAAACAGGTGACTACCTCTGTTAAGGGCTGACGGTTCACCCATTCCAGTAATTCTTCATTTTGCTGAAAAAATCCCGCACATTCTTGACCATGCAGACTTACTGCTTTGTAATCTCGACCTTGACTCGGTTGTCCTTTGGGCGTTCTGATTCTGACTTTTCCGACCTCTACACTCAATGCTTCTACCGGACTCTTTGCTTCTGCTTCCTCAAATTTATATCTTTGTACAAGCCTCTGTTGACTACTGCCTGAAACTGCCATTCCTGTCGCCATTTTGATAGCTTTTTCCGCATCTTCAAAAGAGACTTTAGCCACTGCTCCTAAGCAACATTTCTCCAGCATGGGACTTAATCGATTATTCTTGCTTAATCCTAGTTTATCGGCTTGTTTCTCGCTTATCTTGACTTTCCCTATGATACTGCTTACGCTTTTGGTTCGCCCTGCTTGGGTTCCTGTTGCTGATTCAAAAAAAAATTGCCTATGGCAGGACCCAATGTAGTCAGCCAATGGTCTCGCAGGGCGGTTTCAATGCCCTCAAAGCTACGTAGTTGTTCTTCTGGGGTATTATCGACTAGAATTTGAGCAATGGCTTTTAAATGTTGATCTAGTTGTTCTTTTTGGTCTGTATTCATGATTCTACCGTTTAATTGTTTCTCTTTATTTTGCCTTAGCTAACGTTTTTAGTCTCTAAGCATTTATACTTATGGCAAAATTGGGATGCTCCCTGTTTTGAGAGACTTTTTGTTAAGTCACCGAGCGGGCGTAAACGCTTCAATGTTTTAGGAGCATTAAATGCAATAACTCATGAAGTTATTCTGGTTACGAATGACACTTATATTACAGCAACTCAAGTCTGTGAACTCCGGTCAAAAATAGCTGCTTTAGGAATAACTATTCCCATCACTCTAGTCTTAGATAATGCCCGCTATCAAAAATGTAAAATTGTTGAAGAATTGGCTCTTTCTTTGTCAATAGAGCTACTCTATTTGCCGTCTTATTCGCCTAATCTAAATTTAATTGAAAGGCTGTGGAAATTGGTCAAAAAGAAATGTTTGTATGGTAAATACTATGAAAACTTTTCTGACTTTTCTTCAGCTATTTATGAATGTCTGAATGATGCCCACCTGAAACATAAAAAAGAACTGGATTCCTTGCTCACTCTACGATTTCAGAAGTTTAATAAATCTCAGATTATGAACGTCTAAAGTATATATTTTTGACTGCCTAATCTTTTTTGTCCTGGGGGAGCATAAATAAAATTAAATCCCTCTTCATTCCAAAGTTCGCTAAAAGGTTTATTAGCATCAGCATAGGAGTCTTGAATTAAATTTTCAGGAATTTTACCCTTGAGTGTAGTTTTTATCTCTTGTAAATTATTGGTCGCATTAGT is a genomic window containing:
- a CDS encoding type II toxin-antitoxin system VapC family toxin; translation: MTQYLLDTNILLRAADTSSATYSLANNVITQIVETANECVIIPQVLIEFWVVATRPLDVNGLGWIPAQATNYVNDLLDNFTLIAETPDIFPLWFQLVTIYNIKGKRTHDIRLLAVMKASNITHLLTFNPDDFIPIPNITIVHPQDFINSQ
- a CDS encoding type II toxin-antitoxin system RelE family toxin, giving the protein MADYILLRQAERSLERMPKNDQIRLLEALDTLISDSTKLDIKPLYGRDELRLRVGKYRVLFFEDRDNNLYVITTIKPRGDVYK
- a CDS encoding PEP-CTERM sorting domain-containing protein (PEP-CTERM proteins occur, often in large numbers, in the proteomes of bacteria that also encode an exosortase, a predicted intramembrane cysteine proteinase. The presence of a PEP-CTERM domain at a protein's C-terminus predicts cleavage within the sorting domain, followed by covalent anchoring to some some component of the (usually Gram-negative) cell surface. Many PEP-CTERM proteins exhibit an unusual sequence composition that includes large numbers of potential glycosylation sites. Expression of one such protein has been shown restore the ability of a bacterium to form floc, a type of biofilm.) — encoded protein: MVFIKLVKNSIGGAVLISLATIGTANALQITPISYDMENGGGGLFKYWDKKYNGTGNTSLDYAPLSGGVGDLTDGIIPTQNWNVVENAEGTGPYVGWENRNPVITFNFAGTVKLNSVTVHVDDSNGNGGVSVPQSILLSMGSSNYNSGTLTDPPSAAPTSYTFSGLNFSGSSLQLTLNRRTAWVLASEVTFDGELLGVQPVPEPTSTLGFLALGTIGAASTLKRKLKSSKPSEKETTKVG
- a CDS encoding type II toxin-antitoxin system PemK/MazF family toxin, with amino-acid sequence MRGDIYLADLNPSRGSEQAGIRPVIIVQHNNIDRFTSTVVVIPLTSNLRRAQIPGTMVIPAGQGGLNQESVALCYQIVVIDKQRLQRQLGTLSSSYLQQLEDATRYTLDLT
- a CDS encoding type II toxin-antitoxin system VapC family toxin — its product is MALYFLDSSALVKRYISETGSAWVLGLFAAALNNEIFIAAIAKVEIVAAITRRSRTGSISVTDATAIVHQLRKDSLKDYQVIEITESIINSGMVLAETYGLRGYDAIQLAVGCAVNTLCLASGLPSITFVSADNELNVAVISEGLLMENPNNHPS
- a CDS encoding fatty acid desaturase, producing the protein MSQTLPKPSLKREFLPFTLQDVRLAIPARCFQSSVFRSLAYFFFDIGIITLLYWITYQINQAWFFPLFWFMQGTMFWALFVVGHDCGHGSFSRYRWLNNLIGHLSHTPILVPFHGWRISHRTHHANTGNIDTDESWYPVTETQYNNMAWYEKLARFQLILFVYPLYLFRRSPNKQGSHFMPESPLFRPSERWQVLTSTFCCTFMLGLLIGVGISQGFWFLFNYYIMPYIVFVVWLDLVTFLHHTEDDIPWYRGQDWYFLKGALSTIDRDYGIFNPIHHQIGTHVAHHIFITIPHYHLQEATEAIRPVLGDYYRVSKEPIFKSLWLSYRNCHFVSDQGSKIFYRKN
- a CDS encoding DNA cytosine methyltransferase, yielding MNELPIRPANKNFTHSRLTFADFYAGIGGFRLGLEQIGWQCVFSNENNPDCVKTYNHNFHESIKPQDVEALIPSLLPDFEVFCGGFPCQPFSRAGQQKGWQDSRGLAIQEIIRICHEKKPKVIFLENVSNIVRLNQGQILKDILIQLKEINYLAFYAVIDSKYFQIPQSRPRFFLLAFRKDLGIKNFQFPQHCHAEVGIEKIIVPGDYSIPISGKWQQYIDYYAGRINAEQLSFQMPKTRISIERASVNVDYDNCIYQMRSSGIRAISIQKPFPTFAVSVSGGGAMIPVYSKERRHLSLLEIKRLMGFPDDYYFPVSRTAAIKQLSNAVCPPVIKHIGINITKSLN
- a CDS encoding HNH endonuclease, translated to MRLVWDHRILVEKGGNSADDNFQALCFYCNKCKWQICNLCNYAPDKCSECVLAFPEVTKIIFPTQENIEDRLNRAN
- a CDS encoding ISKra4-like element ISMae18 family transposase (programmed frameshift), whose amino-acid sequence is MNTDQKEQLDQHLKAIAQILVDNTPEEQLRSFEGIETALRDHWLTTLGPAIGKFFFESATGTQAGRTKSVSSIIGKVKISEKQADKLGLSKNNRLSPMLEKCCLGAVAKVSFEDAEKAIKMATGMAVSGSSQQRLVQRYKFEEAEAKSPVEALSVEVGKVRIRTPKGQPSQGRDYKAVSLHGQECAGFFQQNEELLEWVNRQPLTEVVTCLGDGHDGVWNLMEKIGVKRREILDWYHLVENMKKIGGSNKRLNRIKENLWKGEVKRVLEELEGCKKKQAINFTKYVDKHRERIPNYELYQSQGICIGSGSVESKIKQIGARMKIVGAQWKAENVPQYLKLRCAYLNGDIA